A window of the Alnus glutinosa chromosome 4, dhAlnGlut1.1, whole genome shotgun sequence genome harbors these coding sequences:
- the LOC133867148 gene encoding origin of replication complex subunit 2, which produces MEIDNGVEEEEEEVFGFSRNYFLAKELGGSGKKSASKLSDIDLVDEQELRAAASDIEPKHEKEVVALVNSYRSLFPKWVFDLRCGFGLLMYGFGSKKALIEDFASTSLTEYSVFVINGYLQSINIKQVAISLAEVLWDQLKTKRATSSGNLPKVEQPFSSRSMDDLLAFLNGSDAQDKDCFICLAIHNIDGPGLRDSETQQYLGQIAACSCIRVVASIDHVNAPLLWDKKMVHTQFNWFWYHVPTFAPYRVEGMFSPLILAHGNTTQSAKTAAIVLQSLTPNAQSVFRVLAEYQLAHPDEEGMPINSLYTICRERFLVSSQVTLNSHLTEFKDHELVKTKRHSDGQDCLHIPLLTEALEKLLVEIRQ; this is translated from the exons ATGGAGATCGACAATGGCgtggaagaggaggaggaggaggtgttCGGATTCTCTAGAAACTATTTTCTCGCGAAAGAATTGGGCGGCTCTGGGAAAAAATCGGCTAGCAAGCTCTCTGACATTGATCTCGTTGACGAACAG GAGCTGAGGGCAGCGGCATCGGATATTGAACCAAAGCATGAGAAGGAGGTCGTGGCTTTGGTGAACAGCTACAGGAGTTTGTTCCCCAAATGGGTTTTCGACCTAAG GTGTGGTTTTGGCCTACTAATGTATGGATTTGGATCTAAGAAAGCTTTGATTGAAGATTTTGCTTCAACATCATTGACCGAGTATTCAGTATTTGTAATTAATGGCTATCTTCaatcaattaatataaaacaG GTTGCAATATCCTTAGCTGAAGTTCTATGGGATCAATTGAAAACCAAACGAGCAACTAGTTCTGGGAACTTGCCTAAAGTTGAACAGCCATTTAGTTCTCGGTCCATGGATGATCTTCTTGCATTCCTGAATGGATCAGATGCACAGGACAAAGATTGTTTCATATGTCTAGCTATTCACAATATCGATGGGCCTGGATTAAGAGACTCTGAAACTCAACAGTATCTTGGACAAATAGCTGCTTGTTCCTGTATTCGTGTTGTTGCTTCAATTGACCATGTGAATGCACCTCTTT TGTGGGATAAGAAGATGGTTCACACACAGTTCAACTGGTTTTGGTATCATGTTCCTACCTTTGCGCCATACAGGGTTGAAGGAATGTTTTCTCCTTTGATTCTCGCACATGGCAATACCACTCAAAGTGCCAAAACAGCTGCGATAGTGTTACAGAGTTTGACACCCAATGCCCAGAGTGTGTTCAGAGTTCTTGCAGAATATCAGCTGGCTCATCCTGATGAAGAAG ggATGCCAATCAACAGTTTATACACAATCTGTCGAGAGCGCTTCCTGGTCAGCAGCCAGGTTACTTTGAACTCCCATTTGACAGAATTCAAAGATCATGAACTGGTCAAGACAAAAAGGCATTCGGATGGCCAGGATTGCTTGCACATTCCTCTCTTGACTGAGGCACTTGAAAAACTATTAGTGGAGATTAGGCAATAA